The following are from one region of the Elgaria multicarinata webbii isolate HBS135686 ecotype San Diego chromosome 13, rElgMul1.1.pri, whole genome shotgun sequence genome:
- the LOC134408151 gene encoding interferon-inducible GTPase 5-like: MAMEDFKDAVYQGKLTDSVSNVWAKPPQFFSNTSLNIGFVGELGSGKSSLINTMRGLTVNDPGAAETGIQMTTLEVKEYPHPVLPGVTLWDLPGKGASPFGEDPFAKKVDLNRFDFFIIVGFQRFRSIHAELVHEIQKMGKRFYFVRTKADLDLEASRRQRPSEYNEEKILLVIRKDCRDSLMSEGVSNPQVFIVSNWESDRFDFPRLQETLKNDLLELKQEAFLLRLPTVCLPVLEKKKTNMKKKILIGALCMGVIAALPVPGLSFLSAIFLFMKFRSWCYLDFGLDDPSLTALAQLVGKTAAALKEAMKPLEKTTVALWRTPDLVGAAVMIAEYHYWHRFPVLGCLLSGGMSLLSSYFMLWTCASDGANDTQRVLSKALATEEKKSV; the protein is encoded by the coding sequence ATGGCTATGGAAGACTTCAAGGATGCTGTGTATCAGGGGAAACTGACGGACTCCGTGTCTAACGTGTGGGCAAAACCACCACAGTTCTTTAGCAATACTTCGCTCAACATTGGCTTCGTAGGAGAGCTAGGCTCTGGAAAGTCCTCCTTGATCAACACCATGCGGGGCTTAACTGTAAATGACCCGGGTGCTGCTGAGACAGGCATTCAGATGACGACACTAGAGGTCAAGGAGTATCCACATCCGGTGCTCCCAGGGGTCACCCTTTGGGACCTCCCGGGAAAGGGAGCCTCGCCTTTCGGTGAGGACCCTTTTGCTAAGAAGGTAGACTTGAATCGCTTTGATTTCTTCATCATAGTGGGCTTCCAGCGTTTCCGGTCCATCCATGCTGAGCTGGTCCATGAGATCCAAAAGATGGGCAAGAGATTTTACTTTGTGCGTACCAAAGCAGACCTAGACCTGGAGGCATCCAGGCGGCAACGGCCATCAGAGTACAATGAGGAGAAGATCCTCCTAGTCATCAGGAAGGACTGCAGGGACAGCTTGATGAGTGAAGGGGTGAGCAACCCTCAAGTCTTCATAGTGTCCAACTGGGAATCCGACCGCTTTGACTTTCCCCGCCTGCAGGAAACCCTGAAGAACGATCTCTTGGAGCTGAAGCAGGAAGCTTTTCTGCTCAGATTGCCAACTGTCTGTTTACCAGTCttagagaaaaagaaaaccaacatgAAGAAGAAGATTTTGATAGGAGCCCTTTGCATGGGGGTTATTGCTGCTCTCCCAGTCCCAGGCCTCTCCTTCCTGTCTGCCATCTTCCTGTTTATGAAGTTCCGCTCCTGGTGTTATCTTGACTTTGGCCTGGATGATCCATCCCTCACAGCTCTTGCTCAGCTTGTTGGGAAGACAGCAGCAGCTCTTAAAGAAGCGATGAAGCCCTTGGAGAAGACCACAGTGGCTttatggaggacaccagatttaGTGGGAGCAGCGGTGATGATAGCAGAATACCACTACTGGCATCGTTTTCCCGTCCTTGGCTGCCTGTTGTCCGGAGGAATGTCGCTTCTTTCCTCCTACTTCATGCTATGGACATGTGCGTCTGATGGTGCCAACGACACCCAGAGGGTTCTGAGCAAAGCTCTGGCAACAGAGGAGAAAAAGTCCGTTTAG
- the LOC134408103 gene encoding interferon-gamma-inducible GTPase 10-like isoform X2: MGGKSSKQPLRNNVPEAKARLFHSLGKNTLDIAITGESGAGKSSLINALRGMINDNQIGAAVTDVIESTMEPMAYVHPGHPEVTLWDLPGIGTNTFTAKEYVKEMNFHIYDFFIIVAKERFTEIDATLAHEIQRIKKSFFYVRTNLDFDMNSERRNPHFSEDKTLEKVRENCCENLRKTGESSPRVFLISRWDLKKFDFESLEKALWDECDKLKRHTSTLLLDQERKRCDKSSKPSLRAILGGAISRAILKIDLKELKTALEKMDIQDVIAQSLQELDLLERTTLDIAITGQSGAGKSSLVNALRDMTDFEGSSAETGVVQTTMEVKEYQHPLFPKVTIWDLPGIGTPEFKADEYLKKVDFKKYDFFIIVASGRFTEQDTKLACEIQKMGKRFYYVRTKVDVSIDSESKKQNFSEEKTLEKIRNYCCDNLKNVGESSPRVFLISRWDLSLYDFPFLHDTLEKDLDDLKRHALITAMPAFSSEMLTKKKAAMEALIWKLALVSCFIGAVPVLGLSFVCDIGILVGAMIHLCKVFGLDEASLRSLANRVGKPIHELKSAIKNTPGISEISKELVVGLLSKSLLYAPIQV, encoded by the exons ATGGGTGGAAAAAGCTCAAAACAACCATTAAGAAACAATGTCCCCGAAGCAAAAGCTCGGCTTTTTCATTCATTGGGAAAAAACACACTTGACATTGCCATCACAGGGGAATCTGGTGCTGGTAAATCATCTCTTATCAATGCCCTGCGGGGCATGATTAACGATAATCAAATAGGTGCAGCTGTGACTGATGTGATAGaaagtacaatggaaccaatggcatATGTGCACCCCGGACATCCAGAAGTAACACTGTGGGATCTCCCAGGCATAGGAACAAATACGTTTACAGCAAAGGAATACGTAAAAGAAATGAATTTTCACATATATGATTTCTTCATTATTGTTGCTAAAGAACGCTTCACCGAGATAGACGCTACACTGGCCCATGAAATTCAGCGAATAAAGAAGAGCTTTTTCTATGTGCGCACAAATTTGGATTTCGATATGAATTCTGAAAGAAGGAACCCACATTTCAGTGAGGACAAAACGCTAGAGAAGGTGAGGGAAAACTGCTGTGAAAATTTGAGAAAGACAGGCGAGTCTTCCCCAAGGGTTTTTCTAATATCCAGGTGGGATTTGAAGAAGTTCGATTTTGAAAGTcttgaaaaggccctatgggatgAATGTGACAAGCTCAAGAGACATACCTCAACACTGCTCCTGGACCAAGAAAGGAAGAGATGTGATAA ATCAAGTAAACCTTCACTAAGAGCTATCCTGGGTGGTGCCATCTCCAGAGCCATCTTAAAAATTGACCTTAAAGAACTGAAGACAGCTTTGGAAAAAATGGATATTCAAGATGTTATAGCTCAAAGCCTTCAAGAGTTGGACTTACTGGAAAGGACCACACTTGACATTGCCATCACTGGGCAGTCAGGTGCTGGCAAATCATCCCTTGTCAATGCCCTGAGGGATATGACAGATTTTGAAGGGAGCTCAGCTGAGACTGGGGTGGTACAAACAACAATGGAAGTAAAGGAATATCAACATCCCTTATTCCCCAAAGTCACGATATGGGATCTACCAGGAATTGGAACACCTGAGTTTAAAGCAGATGAATACCTAAAAAAGGTAGACTTTAAGAAGTATGATTTTTTCATCATCGTTGCTTCCGGGCGTTTCACGGAGCAGGACACCAAGCTGGCCTGTGAAATTCAGAAAATGGGCAAGAGGTTTTACTATGTGCGCACCAAAGTGGATGTCAGTATTGATTCTGAAAGTAAGAAACAGAACTTCAGTGAGGAGAAAACCCTTGAGAAGATAAGGAATTATTGCTGTGATAATTTGAAGAACGTAGGGGAGTCTTCCCCAAGGGTTTTTCTAATTTCAAGGTGGGATTTGAGTCTGTATGATTTCCCTTTCCTGCATGACACTTTGGAGAAGGACCTGGATGACCTCAAGAGACATGCTTTAATAACAGCTATGCCAGCTTTCTCAAGTGAAATGTTGACAAAGAAAAAGGCTGCAATGGAGGCCCTGATATGGAAGTTAGCACTTGTGTCTTGTTTTATTGGGGCTGTTCCTGTCCTGGGCCTCTCTTTCGTTTGTGATATTGGCATCTTGGTGGGAGCTATGATACATTTGTGCAAGGTCTTTGGCTTAGATGAAGCTTCCCTCCGTTCGCTGGCAAACCGGGTTGGCAAACCTATCCATGAACTGAAGTCGGCTATCAAAAACACCCCAGGAATCAGTGAAATCTCAAAAGAACTGGTAGTTGGCCTCTTGTCAAAGTCATTGTTAT ATGCACCCATTCAAGTTTGA
- the LOC134408103 gene encoding interferon-inducible GTPase 5-like isoform X1 has protein sequence MGGKSSKQPLRNNVPEAKARLFHSLGKNTLDIAITGESGAGKSSLINALRGMINDNQIGAAVTDVIESTMEPMAYVHPGHPEVTLWDLPGIGTNTFTAKEYVKEMNFHIYDFFIIVAKERFTEIDATLAHEIQRIKKSFFYVRTNLDFDMNSERRNPHFSEDKTLEKVRENCCENLRKTGESSPRVFLISRWDLKKFDFESLEKALWDECDKLKRHTSTLLLDQERKRCDKSSKPSLRAILGGAISRAILKIDLKELKTALEKMDIQDVIAQSLQELDLLERTTLDIAITGQSGAGKSSLVNALRDMTDFEGSSAETGVVQTTMEVKEYQHPLFPKVTIWDLPGIGTPEFKADEYLKKVDFKKYDFFIIVASGRFTEQDTKLACEIQKMGKRFYYVRTKVDVSIDSESKKQNFSEEKTLEKIRNYCCDNLKNVGESSPRVFLISRWDLSLYDFPFLHDTLEKDLDDLKRHALITAMPAFSSEMLTKKKAAMEALIWKLALVSCFIGAVPVLGLSFVCDIGILVGAMIHLCKVFGLDEASLRSLANRVGKPIHELKSAIKNTPGISEISKELVVGLLSKSLLCTSLTVIELICDFVPVLGSIVGGVSSFATTFFMLRSFLQNVVADAVNVQAKAAKS, from the exons ATGGGTGGAAAAAGCTCAAAACAACCATTAAGAAACAATGTCCCCGAAGCAAAAGCTCGGCTTTTTCATTCATTGGGAAAAAACACACTTGACATTGCCATCACAGGGGAATCTGGTGCTGGTAAATCATCTCTTATCAATGCCCTGCGGGGCATGATTAACGATAATCAAATAGGTGCAGCTGTGACTGATGTGATAGaaagtacaatggaaccaatggcatATGTGCACCCCGGACATCCAGAAGTAACACTGTGGGATCTCCCAGGCATAGGAACAAATACGTTTACAGCAAAGGAATACGTAAAAGAAATGAATTTTCACATATATGATTTCTTCATTATTGTTGCTAAAGAACGCTTCACCGAGATAGACGCTACACTGGCCCATGAAATTCAGCGAATAAAGAAGAGCTTTTTCTATGTGCGCACAAATTTGGATTTCGATATGAATTCTGAAAGAAGGAACCCACATTTCAGTGAGGACAAAACGCTAGAGAAGGTGAGGGAAAACTGCTGTGAAAATTTGAGAAAGACAGGCGAGTCTTCCCCAAGGGTTTTTCTAATATCCAGGTGGGATTTGAAGAAGTTCGATTTTGAAAGTcttgaaaaggccctatgggatgAATGTGACAAGCTCAAGAGACATACCTCAACACTGCTCCTGGACCAAGAAAGGAAGAGATGTGATAA ATCAAGTAAACCTTCACTAAGAGCTATCCTGGGTGGTGCCATCTCCAGAGCCATCTTAAAAATTGACCTTAAAGAACTGAAGACAGCTTTGGAAAAAATGGATATTCAAGATGTTATAGCTCAAAGCCTTCAAGAGTTGGACTTACTGGAAAGGACCACACTTGACATTGCCATCACTGGGCAGTCAGGTGCTGGCAAATCATCCCTTGTCAATGCCCTGAGGGATATGACAGATTTTGAAGGGAGCTCAGCTGAGACTGGGGTGGTACAAACAACAATGGAAGTAAAGGAATATCAACATCCCTTATTCCCCAAAGTCACGATATGGGATCTACCAGGAATTGGAACACCTGAGTTTAAAGCAGATGAATACCTAAAAAAGGTAGACTTTAAGAAGTATGATTTTTTCATCATCGTTGCTTCCGGGCGTTTCACGGAGCAGGACACCAAGCTGGCCTGTGAAATTCAGAAAATGGGCAAGAGGTTTTACTATGTGCGCACCAAAGTGGATGTCAGTATTGATTCTGAAAGTAAGAAACAGAACTTCAGTGAGGAGAAAACCCTTGAGAAGATAAGGAATTATTGCTGTGATAATTTGAAGAACGTAGGGGAGTCTTCCCCAAGGGTTTTTCTAATTTCAAGGTGGGATTTGAGTCTGTATGATTTCCCTTTCCTGCATGACACTTTGGAGAAGGACCTGGATGACCTCAAGAGACATGCTTTAATAACAGCTATGCCAGCTTTCTCAAGTGAAATGTTGACAAAGAAAAAGGCTGCAATGGAGGCCCTGATATGGAAGTTAGCACTTGTGTCTTGTTTTATTGGGGCTGTTCCTGTCCTGGGCCTCTCTTTCGTTTGTGATATTGGCATCTTGGTGGGAGCTATGATACATTTGTGCAAGGTCTTTGGCTTAGATGAAGCTTCCCTCCGTTCGCTGGCAAACCGGGTTGGCAAACCTATCCATGAACTGAAGTCGGCTATCAAAAACACCCCAGGAATCAGTGAAATCTCAAAAGAACTGGTAGTTGGCCTCTTGTCAAAGTCATTGTTATGTACGTCACTGACGGTGATCGAACTGATCTGTGATTTTGTACCTGTGTTGGGCTCTATAGTTGGAGGAGTTAGTTCTTTTGCAACCACATTCTTCATGCTGAGAAGTTTTCTGCAAAATGTCGTGGCAGATGCTGTAAATGTTCAAGCAAAAGCTGCCAAGAGTTAG